The Mycobacterium paragordonae genome includes a region encoding these proteins:
- a CDS encoding MarR family winged helix-turn-helix transcriptional regulator, with translation MSAVDAAKIWSLNYRVLLSVISCAEPRISALGLESKELFLLAEIDEHPYPAELAAALSMPKATVTLYLKRLEAAKFVRREIDPTDLRRHRLLLTPEGRRASTKGLALLSEEFDKRLSRLTVGQQHDLRDLLEKIL, from the coding sequence ATGTCTGCAGTCGACGCGGCCAAAATCTGGTCGCTCAACTACCGGGTCCTGCTGTCGGTCATATCGTGCGCGGAACCCCGCATCAGTGCGCTTGGGCTGGAGTCCAAAGAGCTGTTCCTGCTCGCCGAGATCGACGAGCACCCTTACCCGGCGGAGCTCGCGGCGGCGTTGAGCATGCCCAAGGCAACCGTCACGCTCTACCTCAAACGGCTGGAAGCGGCGAAATTCGTGCGCCGTGAAATCGACCCCACCGACCTGCGGCGCCATCGCCTGCTGCTCACTCCGGAGGGGCGCCGGGCCAGCACCAAGGGGCTGGCGCTGCTCTCGGAAGAGTTCGACAAGCGCCTTAGCCGCCTCACCGTCGGGCAGCAGCACGACCTGAGGGACCTGCTGGAAAAGATTCTCTAG
- a CDS encoding serine/threonine-protein kinase: MISSVHLGPGVGLGAGDVFAGYTIDRLLGSGGMGEVYLAQHPRLPRQEALKILNDDICADPAYRRRFIKEADLAAALWHPNIVRINDRGESDGQLWIAMDFVDGTDAASLLREQYPAGMPAAQVGVIIEAIAAALDYAHHHHDVLHRDVGPANILLAAPGTEEQRILLGDFGIARTIGDTGGLTATNMMIGTFPYAAPEQLTDEPIDGRADQYALAATAFHLLTGAPLFPHTNPAVVISRHLNTPPPKLAEIRPTLTAFDPVFAIALAKDPTERFDRCTHFADAFTRAVHAIGQSTNSVWTMPRPLAVREPTLTTSAPATPQRRRRRRVAAAAAVVVLVGVGAGGYQPSGGRPLASPAGVATPQHAVALAPPLNAPAPAPAPVPAPLPAPTPVSGASVPAAASAPTTPLVKPPAPPPQRAAVDRDQTFVDQLSHIPGLTVTDPGTAAATGRAICKSLKNGGSPNDSVQATVNGNNGLTPAQAAAGVNAAIGVYCPQYPH, translated from the coding sequence TTGATTAGCTCAGTTCATCTGGGTCCCGGTGTGGGCTTGGGTGCCGGAGATGTGTTTGCCGGGTACACAATTGACCGGTTGTTGGGGTCCGGCGGTATGGGTGAGGTCTACCTCGCCCAGCATCCACGCCTGCCGCGCCAGGAGGCACTGAAGATACTCAACGACGACATCTGCGCCGACCCGGCCTATCGGCGGCGCTTCATCAAAGAGGCCGACCTGGCCGCGGCGCTGTGGCATCCCAACATCGTGCGCATCAACGACAGAGGCGAATCCGACGGCCAACTGTGGATCGCGATGGACTTCGTCGACGGCACCGACGCCGCGAGCCTGCTGCGCGAGCAGTATCCAGCCGGCATGCCCGCCGCGCAGGTCGGGGTGATCATCGAAGCGATCGCGGCCGCACTGGATTACGCCCATCACCATCACGACGTCTTGCACCGCGATGTCGGTCCGGCCAACATTCTGCTCGCTGCCCCGGGCACCGAGGAGCAGCGAATCCTGTTGGGTGACTTCGGTATCGCCCGCACCATCGGCGACACCGGCGGCCTGACCGCGACCAACATGATGATCGGCACCTTCCCCTATGCCGCGCCCGAGCAGTTGACCGACGAACCCATCGACGGCCGCGCCGACCAATACGCCCTGGCCGCCACCGCCTTTCACCTGCTGACCGGGGCCCCACTGTTCCCCCACACCAACCCCGCCGTGGTGATCAGCCGCCACCTCAACACCCCACCGCCGAAACTCGCCGAAATCCGCCCCACCCTGACGGCCTTCGACCCGGTCTTCGCCATCGCACTAGCCAAAGACCCCACCGAACGATTCGACCGATGCACCCACTTCGCCGACGCATTCACCCGCGCAGTACACGCCATCGGACAATCAACCAACTCGGTCTGGACCATGCCCAGACCCCTGGCAGTCAGAGAACCCACGCTGACGACCTCGGCGCCTGCGACACCACAACGAAGACGCCGACGGAGGGTCGCGGCGGCCGCCGCGGTCGTCGTCCTGGTAGGGGTCGGCGCCGGCGGATACCAGCCCTCCGGCGGCAGACCGCTGGCCTCGCCCGCAGGTGTGGCAACGCCTCAACATGCGGTGGCGCTGGCACCACCACTTAATGCACCTGCACCTGCACCTGCACCGGTACCGGCACCCCTACCTGCGCCGACTCCCGTTTCTGGCGCCTCGGTACCCGCTGCCGCTTCCGCTCCGACCACACCGCTCGTGAAACCGCCCGCGCCCCCACCGCAGCGGGCAGCGGTCGATCGCGACCAGACATTCGTCGACCAGCTATCCCACATTCCCGGGCTCACCGTCACCGACCCGGGAACGGCCGCTGCAACGGGCCGCGCGATCTGCAAGAGCCTGAAGAACGGGGGAAGCCCCAATGATTCTGTGCAGGCGACCGTCAACGGGAACAATGGCCTCACTCCCGCGCAGGCTGCCGCGGGCGTCAACGCCGCCATCGGCGTCTACTGTCCGCAATATCCGCACTAG
- a CDS encoding alpha/beta hydrolase-fold protein, with product MMTRMPDISRRAVLRLGAAAACGAGGAYALDVLFQPRTSGAAPVSWTGTNVPLAPARPLDPAPPAQAAPTMLTGSFVSAARGGISTNWAIARPPGQTKPLRPVIALHGKGNDAAAVMAGGVEQGLAQAVNAGLPPFAVVSVDGGGGYWHKRADGDDAGAMVLNELIPMLDSHGLDTSRVGFLGWSMGGYGALLLGGRLGPGRTAAICAVSPALWTSSGAAAPGAFDGPDDYAANSVWGMPTLGSIPIRIDCGDSDPFYSATKQFIAQLPNPPAGGFSPGGHDGGFWSSQLPAEMTWMAPILTA from the coding sequence ATGATGACCCGCATGCCAGACATCAGCCGCCGCGCCGTGCTGCGCCTCGGAGCCGCGGCCGCATGCGGCGCGGGCGGCGCATATGCGCTCGACGTGCTGTTTCAGCCCCGGACGTCGGGCGCCGCCCCAGTTTCCTGGACTGGGACAAACGTTCCATTGGCGCCGGCACGGCCGCTGGATCCGGCACCCCCCGCGCAGGCGGCCCCGACCATGCTGACGGGCTCGTTTGTCTCGGCCGCCCGGGGCGGGATATCGACCAACTGGGCGATCGCGCGCCCACCGGGCCAGACCAAACCGCTGCGGCCGGTCATAGCGCTGCACGGGAAAGGCAACGACGCGGCGGCCGTGATGGCCGGCGGCGTCGAACAGGGCTTGGCGCAGGCCGTCAACGCCGGGTTGCCGCCGTTTGCAGTCGTCTCAGTCGATGGTGGCGGCGGCTACTGGCACAAGCGGGCCGACGGTGACGACGCCGGGGCGATGGTGCTGAACGAGCTGATCCCGATGCTGGACAGCCACGGTCTCGATACCTCGCGGGTGGGGTTTCTGGGCTGGTCGATGGGCGGCTACGGAGCTTTGCTGCTCGGCGGACGGTTGGGTCCCGGCCGCACCGCGGCGATCTGCGCGGTGAGCCCCGCGCTGTGGACGTCCTCTGGCGCGGCCGCGCCCGGTGCCTTCGACGGGCCCGACGACTATGCGGCCAATTCGGTGTGGGGCATGCCGACACTGGGTTCCATCCCGATCCGCATCGACTGCGGCGACAGCGACCCGTTCTATTCGGCGACCAAGCAGTTCATCGCTCAGCTGCCGAACCCTCCGGCCGGCGGTTTTTCACCGGGCGGTCACGACGGCGGGTTCTGGAGTTCGCAGCTGCCGGCCGAGATGACGTGGATGGCGCCGATATTGACGGCGTAG
- the purD gene encoding phosphoribosylamine--glycine ligase → MRVLVIGSGAREHALLLALSRDPQVTGLIVAPGNAGTTRLAEQYDVDISSGDQVVALARKVEADLVVIGPEVPLVLGVADALRAAGIVCFGPGKDAARIEGSKAFAKEVMAAAGVRTAASEIVDNPANLDAALERFGPPAGDPAWVVKDDSLAAGKGVVVTADRDAARAHAAGLLESGHPVLLESFLDGPEVSLFCVLDGATVVPLLPAQDFKRVGDGDAGPNTGGMGAYAPLPWLPDDVYREIVSRVVEPVAAELVRRGSPFNGLLYAGLAITSSGPAVVEFNCRFGDPETQAVLALLETPLGQLLHAAGSGKLADFEQLRWRDGAAVTVVLAAENYPGRPRVGDVIVGSEAEGVLHAGTTRRDDGAIVSAGGRVLSVVGTGADLSEARARAYEILGSIRLPGSHFRTDIGKRAAEGKISLQ, encoded by the coding sequence GTGCGCGTCCTGGTGATCGGCTCCGGTGCCCGTGAACATGCCCTGCTGCTGGCGCTCAGCAGAGACCCGCAGGTCACGGGGTTGATCGTCGCCCCCGGCAACGCCGGCACCACCCGGCTGGCCGAGCAGTACGATGTCGACATCAGCTCCGGCGACCAGGTCGTCGCCCTGGCGCGCAAAGTCGAGGCCGACCTGGTGGTGATCGGGCCCGAGGTGCCGCTGGTGCTAGGAGTGGCCGATGCCCTGCGCGCTGCCGGCATCGTCTGCTTCGGCCCCGGCAAGGACGCTGCGCGTATCGAGGGGTCCAAGGCCTTCGCCAAGGAAGTGATGGCCGCGGCCGGGGTCCGGACAGCGGCCAGCGAAATCGTGGACAACCCGGCGAATCTGGACGCCGCCCTCGAACGTTTCGGACCGCCGGCCGGTGACCCGGCCTGGGTGGTCAAGGACGACTCGCTGGCTGCCGGCAAAGGCGTCGTGGTGACCGCCGATCGCGACGCCGCACGCGCGCACGCGGCCGGTCTGCTCGAGTCGGGTCATCCAGTGCTGCTCGAGTCATTCCTGGACGGCCCGGAGGTCTCGCTGTTCTGCGTGCTCGACGGCGCGACCGTGGTGCCGCTGCTGCCCGCACAGGACTTCAAGCGGGTCGGCGACGGCGATGCCGGCCCCAACACCGGCGGCATGGGTGCCTACGCACCGCTGCCCTGGCTGCCCGACGACGTTTACCGCGAGATCGTCAGCCGCGTCGTCGAACCCGTTGCGGCCGAACTCGTCCGGCGCGGTAGCCCGTTCAATGGACTGCTCTACGCCGGCCTGGCGATTACCTCCAGCGGTCCCGCGGTGGTCGAATTCAATTGCCGTTTCGGCGATCCGGAGACCCAGGCAGTTCTGGCCCTGCTGGAAACGCCGCTCGGCCAGCTGCTGCACGCGGCCGGCAGCGGAAAGCTGGCCGACTTCGAACAGTTGCGTTGGCGCGATGGTGCCGCGGTGACGGTGGTGCTGGCGGCCGAGAACTATCCCGGGCGGCCACGGGTCGGCGACGTCATCGTCGGTTCCGAAGCCGAGGGTGTACTGCACGCCGGCACCACCCGCCGCGACGACGGAGCGATCGTCTCCGCCGGAGGACGGGTGCTGTCGGTGGTGGGTACCGGCGCCGACCTGTCCGAAGCCCGCGCCCGCGCGTACGAAATTCTTGGCTCGATTCGATTGCCGGGCAGCCACTTTCGCACCGACATCGGCAAGCGCGCCGCCGAGGGAAAGATCAGCCTGCAGTAG
- a CDS encoding serine/threonine-protein kinase yields MISSVHLGPGVGLGAGDVFAGYTINRLLGAGGMGEVYLAQHPRLPRQEALKILNDDICADPAYRRRFIKEADLAAALWHPNIVRINDRGESDGQLWIAMDFVDGTDAASLLREQYPAGMPAAQVGVIIEAIAAALDYAHRHHDVLHRDVGPANILLAAPGTEEQRILLGDFGIARTIGDTGGLTATNMMIGTFPYAAPEQLTDEPIDGRADQYALAATAFHLLTGAPLFPHTNPAVVISRHLNTPPPKLAEIRPTLTAFDPVFAIALAKDPTERFDRCTHFADAFTRAVHAIGQSTNSVWTMPRPLAVRTPTLTPKPASAAATAEPQRRRRRIFAAAATAVALVGVGASSYPADDKPDVGAPVAAPVTARAQLAAEAAPPAAPVPPPPNDAPPPPPPAPASAAPHAPAPASVGPHASAPAAVSAPVAPVPKAPAPQAPVPQTPPPPQRPPDPDQAFVNMVSGIPGLTVTDPTTAAATGRAVCTSLQNGATPNDSVQATVNGNNTVTPAQAAAGVNAAITVYCPQYQQ; encoded by the coding sequence ATGATTAGCTCAGTTCATCTGGGTCCCGGTGTGGGCCTGGGTGCCGGAGATGTGTTTGCCGGGTACACAATTAACCGGTTGTTGGGGGCCGGCGGTATGGGTGAGGTCTACCTCGCTCAGCATCCGCGCCTGCCGCGCCAGGAGGCGCTGAAGATACTCAACGACGACATCTGCGCCGACCCGGCCTACCGCCGGCGCTTCATCAAAGAAGCCGACTTGGCCGCGGCGCTGTGGCATCCCAACATCGTGCGCATCAACGACAGAGGCGAATCCGACGGCCAACTGTGGATCGCGATGGACTTCGTCGACGGCACCGACGCCGCGAGCCTGCTGCGCGAGCAGTATCCGGCCGGCATGCCCGCCGCGCAGGTCGGGGTGATCATCGAAGCGATCGCGGCCGCACTGGATTACGCCCATCGCCATCACGACGTGCTGCACCGCGATGTCGGTCCGGCCAACATTCTGCTCGCCGCCCCGGGCACCGAGGAGCAGCGAATCCTGTTGGGTGACTTCGGTATCGCCCGCACCATCGGCGACACCGGCGGCCTGACCGCGACCAACATGATGATCGGCACCTTCCCCTATGCCGCGCCCGAGCAGTTGACCGACGAACCCATCGACGGCCGCGCCGACCAATACGCGCTGGCCGCCACCGCCTTTCACCTGCTGACCGGGGCCCCGCTGTTCCCCCACACCAACCCCGCCGTGGTGATCAGCCGCCACCTCAACACCCCACCGCCGAAACTCGCCGAAATCCGCCCCACCCTGACGGCCTTCGACCCGGTCTTCGCCATCGCCCTGGCCAAAGACCCCACCGAACGATTCGACCGATGCACCCACTTCGCCGACGCATTCACCCGCGCAGTGCACGCCATCGGACAATCAACCAACTCGGTCTGGACCATGCCCAGACCCCTGGCAGTCAGAACACCCACGCTCACGCCCAAGCCCGCCAGCGCGGCAGCCACCGCTGAGCCGCAACGCCGGAGGCGGCGGATCTTCGCGGCCGCGGCAACAGCGGTCGCGCTGGTCGGCGTCGGTGCCAGTAGCTACCCGGCCGACGACAAACCGGACGTCGGCGCGCCCGTTGCGGCACCGGTCACGGCGCGGGCTCAGCTGGCCGCGGAGGCGGCACCGCCCGCGGCGCCAGTGCCGCCACCGCCCAACGACGCGCCGCCACCGCCGCCACCCGCGCCGGCTTCCGCTGCGCCGCACGCGCCTGCCCCGGCCTCCGTTGGCCCCCATGCTTCAGCCCCGGCCGCTGTTTCGGCACCGGTCGCTCCGGTGCCGAAAGCGCCTGCCCCGCAAGCGCCCGTCCCGCAAACACCGCCACCGCCGCAACGGCCGCCCGACCCGGACCAGGCCTTCGTCAACATGGTGTCCGGCATCCCCGGCCTCACCGTGACCGACCCGACCACGGCCGCCGCGACCGGCCGCGCCGTGTGCACGAGCCTGCAAAACGGTGCAACGCCAAACGATTCCGTTCAGGCGACGGTGAACGGCAACAACACCGTCACCCCCGCCCAGGCTGCCGCCGGCGTGAACGCGGCGATCACTGTCTACTGTCCCCAGTACCAGCAATAG
- the ggt gene encoding gamma-glutamyltransferase codes for MSAPFGWHNPYSWPRTPVLGANVVCTSQPLAAQAGLSMLAAGGNAVDAAIATAITLTIVEPVSNGIGSDAFAIVWDGEQLHGLNASGRSPATWTPEYFGDQGVPAFGWNSVTVPGAVSGWMQLHERFGRLPFDQLFAPAISYGRNGFLVSPMVASQWEAQVPVFASQPGFAAAFLPNGRAPKAGELFTFPDHAATLEKIAESGGEAFYRGELAARLEAHSTAHGGTMRASDLAAHRADWVGTISGAYRGYTVHEIPPNGQGIVALMALGILDQFDISSLPVDSADSVHLQIEAVKLAFADAHACVADIDHMTVTTERLLDSEYLRQRAALIDPRRAKPASAGTPRGGTVYLTAADASGLMVSMIQSNYMGFGSGVVVPDTGIALQNRGANFVVTPGHPNRIGPAKRPFHTIIPGFVTKDGAPVMSFGVMGGPMQPQGHVQVLVRIADYDQNPQAACDGPRFRWVDGLQVACEKGFPAATLDELRQRGHDLLTVDDYNAFGSCQAIWRLQDGYLAASDPRRDGQVAAF; via the coding sequence GTGAGCGCACCTTTCGGCTGGCACAATCCGTACTCCTGGCCTCGCACGCCCGTACTCGGCGCCAACGTGGTCTGTACCTCTCAACCGCTGGCCGCTCAGGCCGGGCTGTCGATGCTCGCCGCCGGCGGCAACGCGGTCGACGCGGCCATCGCCACCGCGATCACGCTGACGATCGTCGAACCCGTGTCCAACGGCATCGGATCGGACGCGTTCGCGATCGTCTGGGACGGTGAGCAGTTGCACGGCCTCAACGCGTCAGGACGCTCACCCGCGACGTGGACGCCGGAATACTTTGGCGATCAAGGGGTTCCGGCGTTCGGCTGGAATTCGGTGACGGTGCCCGGGGCCGTGTCGGGATGGATGCAGCTACATGAGAGGTTCGGCAGGCTGCCGTTCGATCAGCTGTTCGCGCCCGCTATCTCCTACGGCCGCAACGGCTTTCTGGTGTCTCCGATGGTGGCGTCGCAGTGGGAGGCCCAGGTTCCGGTCTTCGCGTCGCAGCCCGGATTCGCCGCGGCCTTCCTGCCGAACGGACGAGCACCGAAAGCCGGGGAGTTGTTCACGTTCCCCGACCATGCGGCCACGCTGGAGAAGATCGCGGAATCCGGCGGCGAGGCGTTCTACCGCGGCGAGTTGGCTGCCAGACTCGAGGCGCACTCGACGGCGCACGGCGGCACGATGCGGGCCAGCGACCTGGCGGCCCACCGCGCCGACTGGGTCGGCACCATCAGCGGTGCATACCGCGGATACACCGTGCACGAGATACCGCCGAACGGTCAGGGCATCGTCGCCTTGATGGCGCTGGGTATCCTCGACCAGTTCGACATATCCTCGTTGCCGGTTGATTCCGCCGATAGCGTCCACCTGCAGATCGAGGCTGTGAAACTGGCGTTTGCGGACGCGCACGCGTGTGTCGCCGACATAGACCACATGACCGTGACCACCGAACGACTTCTCGACAGTGAGTATCTCCGTCAGCGGGCCGCGCTGATCGACCCGCGGCGCGCAAAGCCCGCCTCGGCCGGAACACCAAGGGGTGGCACGGTTTATCTGACCGCCGCCGATGCTTCCGGACTGATGGTGTCGATGATCCAATCGAACTACATGGGATTCGGCTCCGGAGTGGTGGTGCCGGACACCGGCATCGCACTGCAGAACCGGGGCGCGAATTTCGTGGTGACTCCGGGTCATCCCAACCGGATCGGTCCGGCCAAGCGACCCTTTCACACGATCATTCCCGGCTTCGTCACCAAAGACGGGGCTCCGGTGATGAGTTTCGGGGTGATGGGCGGTCCGATGCAGCCGCAGGGTCACGTGCAGGTGCTGGTGCGCATCGCGGACTATGACCAGAATCCGCAGGCGGCCTGCGACGGCCCCCGCTTTCGCTGGGTGGATGGCCTGCAAGTGGCCTGCGAGAAGGGATTTCCCGCGGCGACGCTCGACGAGTTGCGGCAGCGCGGACACGACCTGCTGACCGTGGACGACTACAACGCGTTCGGCAGTTGTCAGGCGATCTGGCGACTGCAGGACGGGTATCTCGCGGCCAGCGACCCACGGCGGGACGGGCAAGTCGCCGCGTTCTGA